Proteins from one Bos indicus x Bos taurus breed Angus x Brahman F1 hybrid chromosome 19, Bos_hybrid_MaternalHap_v2.0, whole genome shotgun sequence genomic window:
- the C19H17orf107 gene encoding uncharacterized protein C17orf107 homolog isoform X1 produces the protein MSHRAATGPLTSQTHLSAGVELLLAGPDGPPPGPVFLPALARPVATMKGTPSSLETLLWVYHFHSSTEVALQPPLLSSLELVAAAAHEYLEQRFRELKSLEPREPENPPAGKPTLGLVLREAAASVVNFGATLLEISALWVQQELRRLDGGPGPGPDAGDPGGALARVAQAAGQGALQVGAAAGASARLLLQGAWLCLCGRGLQGSASFLQQWQRHLDLGTPGEPRYSGGLKLASSSTAEDGGPKNPPRSQPRPTSK, from the exons ATGAGCCACAGAGCGGCCACAGGTCCTCTGACCTCACAAACGCACCTCTCCGCAGGCGTGGAGCTGCTCCTGGCAGGGCCAGACGGTCCGCCCCCCGGCCCGGTCTTTCTCCCCGCCCTCGCACGGCCAGTGGCAACCATGAAGGGGACCCCCAGTTCCCTGGAAACCCTGCTGTGGGTCTACCACTTCCACAGCTCCACGGAG GTGGCCCTCCAGCCCCCGCTTCTGTCTTCCCTGGAGCTCGTTGCGGCCGCAGCCCATGAATATCTGGAGCAGAGGTTCAGAGAACTGAAGTCCCTGGAGCCTCGAGAGCCGGAGAACCCGCCTGCCGGGAAGCCCACCCTGGGGCTAGTGCTAAGAGAAGCCGCGGCCAGCGTAGTGAACTTCGGGGCCACCTTGTTAGAG ATCTCAGCCCTGTGGGTGCAGCAGGAGCTACGGCGACTAGACGGCGGCCCGGGTCCGGGCCCAGACGCTGGGGATCCGGGTGGAGCCCTGGCCCGGGTAGCCCAGGCCGCGGGGCAGGGGGCTCTGCAAGTGGGGGCTGCAGCAGGCGCGAGCGCCCGGCTCCTGCTCCAGGGGGCCTGGCTATGCCTGTGTGGACGAGGTCTGCAGGGGTCAGCCTCATTCCTGCAACAGTGGCAACGCCATCTGGACCTCGGAACCCCTGGGGAACCG AGATACTCCGGAGGCCTCAAGTTGGCGTCCAGCAGCACTGCAGAGGACGGAGGACCGAAGAACCCACCACGATCCCAGCCCCGCCCCACGTCCAAATAA
- the C19H17orf107 gene encoding uncharacterized protein C17orf107 homolog isoform X2, whose amino-acid sequence MSHRAATGPLTSQTHLSAGVELLLAGPDGPPPGPVFLPALARPVATMKGTPSSLETLLWVYHFHSSTEVALQPPLLSSLELVAAAAHEYLEQRFRELKSLEPREPENPPAGKPTLGLVLREAAASVVNFGATLLEISALWVQQELRRLDGGPGPGPDAGDPGGALARVAQAAGQGALQVGAAAGASARLLLQGAWLCLCGRGLQGSASFLQQWQRHLDLGTPGEPVSSR is encoded by the exons ATGAGCCACAGAGCGGCCACAGGTCCTCTGACCTCACAAACGCACCTCTCCGCAGGCGTGGAGCTGCTCCTGGCAGGGCCAGACGGTCCGCCCCCCGGCCCGGTCTTTCTCCCCGCCCTCGCACGGCCAGTGGCAACCATGAAGGGGACCCCCAGTTCCCTGGAAACCCTGCTGTGGGTCTACCACTTCCACAGCTCCACGGAG GTGGCCCTCCAGCCCCCGCTTCTGTCTTCCCTGGAGCTCGTTGCGGCCGCAGCCCATGAATATCTGGAGCAGAGGTTCAGAGAACTGAAGTCCCTGGAGCCTCGAGAGCCGGAGAACCCGCCTGCCGGGAAGCCCACCCTGGGGCTAGTGCTAAGAGAAGCCGCGGCCAGCGTAGTGAACTTCGGGGCCACCTTGTTAGAG ATCTCAGCCCTGTGGGTGCAGCAGGAGCTACGGCGACTAGACGGCGGCCCGGGTCCGGGCCCAGACGCTGGGGATCCGGGTGGAGCCCTGGCCCGGGTAGCCCAGGCCGCGGGGCAGGGGGCTCTGCAAGTGGGGGCTGCAGCAGGCGCGAGCGCCCGGCTCCTGCTCCAGGGGGCCTGGCTATGCCTGTGTGGACGAGGTCTGCAGGGGTCAGCCTCATTCCTGCAACAGTGGCAACGCCATCTGGACCTCGGAACCCCTGGGGAACCGGTGAGTTCAAGATGA